A stretch of the Polyangiaceae bacterium genome encodes the following:
- a CDS encoding MYXO-CTERM sorting domain-containing protein — MSAPTSSAPRRRATDHARVAAAARRAAVAAAAARRLERRRRQRSQRGQRGRGGRRRDGGRRGSGTGGSASGGKKSADSSDDGGCGCRAAPAPPTSAWLALAALGLLGRRRRR, encoded by the coding sequence ATCTCGGCGCCTACGAGCTCGGCACCGCGCCGCCGGGCTACGGACCACGCACGGGTGGCAGCGGCGGCACGGCGGGCAGCGGTGGCGGCGGCGGCAGCGCGGCGGCTCGAGCGGCGCCGGCGGCAGCGCAGCCAGCGCGGGCAGCGCGGGCGCGGCGGGCGGCGGCGCGACGGCGGGCGGCGGGGCAGCGGCACCGGCGGCTCGGCGAGCGGCGGCAAGAAGAGCGCTGACTCGTCCGACGACGGCGGCTGCGGCTGCCGTGCTGCGCCCGCGCCGCCGACGAGCGCGTGGCTCGCGCTCGCAGCGCTCGGGCTGCTCGGGCGGAGGCGGCGGCGCTAG
- a CDS encoding TetR/AcrR family transcriptional regulator, whose amino-acid sequence MTERPSSGKTEILVAAARAFAEHGYHGMSMRDLAKLTKRSPATLYNYVDCKEDLLYLIQRDAFDEMLVAAKAALEGVTDAEARLHEFVLCHVRFFADRQYLMRVLIHEAAALPPTRRAEIRERKEQYFQIAEDIVAQVANSRDGGEPNPLDVERNTYCLFGMLNWTYGWYEPERHGKPEDLAATIERVAVAGVAAGVSRPRRDRERRSDRAEAHGGAR is encoded by the coding sequence ATGACCGAACGGCCCAGCTCGGGCAAGACGGAGATCCTGGTGGCGGCGGCTCGGGCCTTTGCCGAGCACGGCTACCACGGCATGAGCATGCGCGACCTGGCCAAGCTGACCAAGCGCTCGCCGGCCACGCTCTACAACTACGTCGACTGCAAGGAAGACCTGCTCTACCTGATCCAGCGCGACGCCTTCGACGAGATGCTGGTCGCGGCCAAGGCGGCCCTGGAAGGCGTGACGGACGCGGAGGCGCGCCTGCACGAGTTCGTGCTCTGCCACGTGCGCTTCTTCGCCGATCGCCAGTACCTGATGCGGGTCTTGATCCACGAGGCGGCGGCCCTGCCCCCGACTCGCCGCGCCGAGATCCGCGAGCGCAAGGAGCAGTACTTCCAGATCGCCGAGGACATCGTCGCCCAGGTCGCCAACAGCCGGGACGGCGGCGAGCCGAACCCGCTCGACGTCGAGCGCAACACCTACTGCCTGTTCGGCATGTTGAACTGGACCTACGGCTGGTACGAGCCCGAGCGGCACGGCAAGCCGGAGGACCTGGCAGCCACCATCGAACGCGTCGCCGTCGCCGGCGTCGCAGCGGGAGTCTCACGCCCGCGCCGAGACCGAGAACGACGATCCGACCGAGCCGAGGCCCACGGAGGTGCACGGTGA
- a CDS encoding enoyl-CoA hydratase/isomerase family protein, with amino-acid sequence MKSAVRSELLEDGGLLRVVFERDAGNVLSGALMRQLDAVLTEHLNDQHLKLVTLEGSGKHFSFGASVEEHQKEHAAEMLATFHALIRRLVKYPVPTAAVVRGRCLGGAFEVALACRFVFANPGAVFACPEIKLGVFPPVLAALGPARLGQTWAERLLLTGADLDAKTAESTGFVTALAPDGTDPFDHAREWYGRNLKELSAYSLRQATEALRRGSRLVDAAGDSLASIEKLYLERLLPSHDGNAGITAFMNKQKPVWRDA; translated from the coding sequence GTGAAGTCTGCGGTCCGCTCCGAGCTCCTCGAGGACGGCGGGCTCCTGCGCGTCGTCTTCGAGCGGGACGCCGGCAACGTGCTCTCCGGCGCGTTGATGCGTCAGCTCGACGCGGTGCTGACCGAACACCTGAACGATCAGCACCTGAAGCTCGTGACGCTGGAAGGCAGCGGCAAGCACTTCAGCTTCGGAGCCAGCGTCGAGGAGCACCAGAAGGAGCACGCCGCCGAGATGCTCGCCACCTTCCACGCGCTGATCCGGCGCCTGGTGAAGTACCCCGTTCCGACCGCAGCCGTGGTGCGCGGCCGCTGTCTGGGCGGGGCCTTCGAGGTGGCGCTCGCTTGCCGCTTCGTGTTCGCCAACCCGGGCGCGGTCTTCGCCTGCCCGGAGATCAAGCTCGGGGTCTTTCCGCCGGTGCTCGCGGCGCTGGGCCCGGCGCGCCTGGGACAGACCTGGGCGGAGCGCCTGCTCCTGACCGGCGCCGACCTCGACGCCAAGACCGCCGAGAGCACGGGCTTCGTCACGGCGCTCGCGCCGGACGGTACCGATCCGTTCGATCACGCTCGCGAGTGGTACGGCCGCAACCTGAAGGAGCTCAGCGCCTACTCGCTGCGCCAGGCGACGGAGGCGCTGCGGCGGGGCTCGCGGTTGGTGGACGCGGCCGGCGACAGCCTGGCCAGCATCGAGAAGCTCTACCTGGAGCGCCTCCTGCCCAGCCACGACGGTAACGCCGGCATCACCGCCTTCATGAACAAGCAGAAACCCGTCTGGAGGGACGCATGA
- the bcrC gene encoding benzoyl-CoA reductase subunit C codes for MTEHEAEMTTNDPAAAVLERARVLVDDLRLSEVVRWKAAHPGQLAVGYMPIYVPRPMLEGIGCLPVAMFGGGDQVDIIKGDSFYQSYICHIPRSTLELALNGALDPLDGVLFPSICDVIRNLSGMWQMLFPDKYASYVDLPQNFDPELGGKFYMMDMARILKDLTARGAWAYDADKMRAAIVSENSRRAALHELDTLRVKEPFRVRASEAYLIARAGGLLEASAHEELVREFVAAAKQRATRVYDNVRVLVRGSFCEQPPLGLIKTLEAAGCDIVDDDFQLGLRYIEGDIECGPKDDPMRAIAMAFLKRGQATASRYIADEEKGKALIDSVHAVEAEGVIFAAASFCDPALLDQPMLEAALDRAKIPHTSLKFAENTGQFQVIREQAGAFSDAVKLWGSAA; via the coding sequence GTGACTGAACACGAAGCAGAGATGACGACGAACGATCCCGCTGCCGCCGTGCTCGAACGAGCACGCGTCCTGGTGGACGACCTGCGCCTGTCCGAGGTCGTGCGCTGGAAGGCGGCGCACCCGGGCCAGCTCGCGGTGGGCTACATGCCCATCTACGTGCCGCGCCCGATGCTCGAGGGCATCGGCTGCCTGCCGGTGGCCATGTTCGGCGGCGGCGATCAGGTGGACATCATCAAGGGCGACAGCTTCTACCAGTCCTACATCTGTCACATCCCGCGCAGCACGCTGGAGCTCGCGCTGAACGGCGCGCTCGATCCCCTGGACGGCGTGCTCTTCCCCAGCATCTGCGACGTGATCCGGAACCTCTCCGGCATGTGGCAGATGCTGTTCCCGGACAAATACGCGAGCTACGTGGATCTGCCGCAAAACTTCGACCCGGAGCTGGGCGGCAAGTTCTACATGATGGACATGGCGCGCATCCTGAAGGACCTCACGGCGCGCGGAGCCTGGGCGTACGACGCCGACAAGATGCGCGCGGCCATCGTCAGCGAGAACTCCCGCCGCGCCGCCCTCCATGAGCTCGACACGCTGCGCGTCAAGGAGCCGTTCCGCGTCCGCGCCTCCGAGGCGTACCTGATCGCGCGGGCCGGCGGCCTGCTCGAGGCCTCGGCGCACGAGGAGCTCGTGCGCGAGTTCGTGGCGGCGGCGAAGCAGCGCGCCACGCGGGTCTACGACAACGTGCGCGTGCTGGTGCGCGGGTCGTTCTGCGAGCAGCCGCCGCTGGGCCTGATCAAGACGCTGGAGGCCGCGGGCTGCGACATCGTGGACGACGACTTCCAGCTCGGCCTGCGCTACATCGAAGGCGACATCGAGTGCGGTCCGAAGGACGACCCGATGCGCGCCATCGCGATGGCGTTCCTGAAGCGCGGGCAGGCCACGGCCTCGCGCTACATCGCCGACGAAGAGAAGGGCAAGGCGCTGATCGACAGCGTGCACGCCGTCGAAGCCGAGGGCGTGATCTTCGCCGCCGCTTCGTTCTGCGACCCGGCGCTGCTCGACCAGCCGATGCTCGAGGCGGCCCTCGACCGCGCCAAGATCCCACACACCAGCCTGAAATTCGCAGAGAACACCGGACAATTCCAAGTGATCCGTGAGCAAGCCGGAGCCTTCTCGGACGCCGTGAAGCTCTGGGGGAGCGCAGCATGA
- a CDS encoding diguanylate cyclase — protein MPEFHRGEATFLRNCLGSFSEHFENSVVEVLSRELRGIQPANVQELREQIQLLMRQLESRAVHEAMEGLLKRVLLSERRRVAESLEVPLAKAVDPHVVGALHREVRRYEDLLAAPWCVAARAQRIPRLTDFLSIRFAAEAMPDAPALAPRAYDEKFHILEAPRLFFPDLAHFRHECELRSAELVVAYVDIDDFKAVNAKLTETVVDLKVLTPFLEIIEAWAFARAHAYRFGGDEYVLLVPNAGRSLAATLLGELRERIGAAVFSGTDVRLSVSMGACLVDPDCPLTDREVLGRANAAKARAKAERKGSIVIAEPPEYRAECAELG, from the coding sequence ATGCCGGAGTTCCACCGCGGCGAGGCCACGTTCCTGCGTAACTGTCTCGGGTCCTTCTCGGAGCACTTCGAGAACAGCGTGGTGGAGGTGCTGTCGCGGGAGCTCCGCGGCATTCAGCCCGCCAACGTGCAGGAGCTTCGCGAGCAGATCCAGCTCCTGATGCGCCAGCTCGAGTCTCGGGCGGTCCACGAGGCGATGGAGGGTCTGCTCAAGCGGGTGCTGCTCAGCGAGCGGCGGCGCGTGGCGGAGTCGCTGGAGGTGCCGCTGGCGAAGGCCGTGGATCCCCACGTGGTCGGCGCGCTGCACCGCGAGGTGCGCCGCTACGAGGACCTGCTCGCTGCGCCCTGGTGCGTGGCTGCCAGGGCGCAGCGCATCCCGCGCCTGACCGACTTCCTGTCCATCCGCTTCGCCGCCGAGGCCATGCCGGACGCTCCGGCGCTCGCCCCGCGGGCCTACGACGAGAAGTTCCACATCCTGGAGGCGCCCCGGCTGTTTTTCCCGGATCTGGCCCACTTCCGCCACGAGTGCGAGCTCCGGAGCGCGGAGCTGGTCGTGGCCTACGTGGACATCGACGACTTCAAGGCGGTGAACGCCAAGCTGACCGAGACCGTCGTCGATCTGAAGGTGCTGACGCCCTTCCTCGAGATCATCGAGGCCTGGGCCTTCGCGCGGGCGCACGCCTATCGCTTCGGTGGTGACGAATACGTGCTGCTCGTTCCGAACGCAGGCCGCTCGCTCGCGGCAACCCTGCTCGGCGAGCTGCGCGAGCGCATCGGCGCCGCCGTGTTCTCGGGGACCGACGTGCGGCTCTCGGTGAGCATGGGCGCCTGCCTGGTGGACCCCGACTGCCCGCTCACCGACCGCGAGGTCCTGGGGCGCGCGAACGCGGCCAAGGCCCGGGCCAAGGCCGAGAGGAAAGGCAGCATCGTGATCGCCGAGCCGCCCGAGTACCGAGCGGAGTGCGCGGAGCTCGGCTAG
- the had gene encoding 6-hydroxycyclohex-1-ene-1-carbonyl-CoA dehydrogenase: MGIRSEAWVLKETGKPLVKESLELGEPSATDVVVEVEACGLCHTDLGFAEGSVAPRMALPIVLGHEVVGTVRAAGDKYKALVGQKVLVPAVMPCGDCAFCRAGRGNACLKQKMPGNDINGGFGTHIVAPGASMVSLADAPASVKTDSLSVVADAVSTAYQAVKRSGLQAGDVAFVIGGGGVGGFTAQIAKALGAKTIVCDVHEERLAGLASLGFDHTCNVKGRDVKDVRKELHGKAKEWGIPSLGFKIFECSGTAPGQTLAYTLLAHGATLMIVGFTRDSVNVRLSNLMAFDATVHGSWGCPVEAYPAVLKLIYDGKVVLEPFIERAPMSKINEHMKALAEHKLAKRLVMDPRV, translated from the coding sequence ATGGGGATCCGCAGCGAAGCCTGGGTGCTGAAAGAGACGGGAAAGCCGCTGGTGAAGGAGAGCCTCGAGCTCGGGGAGCCGAGCGCGACGGACGTGGTGGTCGAGGTCGAGGCCTGCGGCCTCTGCCACACCGACCTGGGCTTCGCCGAGGGCTCCGTGGCCCCGCGCATGGCGCTGCCCATCGTGCTCGGGCACGAGGTGGTCGGCACGGTGCGCGCCGCTGGCGACAAGTACAAGGCGCTGGTCGGACAGAAGGTTCTCGTGCCCGCGGTCATGCCCTGCGGCGACTGCGCGTTCTGTCGTGCGGGACGCGGCAACGCCTGCCTGAAGCAGAAGATGCCGGGCAACGACATCAACGGCGGCTTCGGCACGCACATCGTGGCGCCCGGCGCCAGCATGGTCTCCCTGGCGGACGCGCCGGCGAGCGTGAAGACGGACTCGCTCTCGGTGGTCGCCGACGCGGTGAGCACGGCGTACCAGGCGGTGAAGCGCTCGGGCCTGCAAGCGGGTGACGTCGCCTTCGTGATCGGCGGCGGCGGCGTGGGCGGGTTCACCGCGCAAATCGCCAAGGCCTTGGGCGCCAAGACCATCGTGTGCGACGTGCACGAGGAGCGGCTCGCGGGTCTCGCCTCCCTGGGTTTCGACCACACCTGCAACGTGAAAGGGCGCGACGTGAAGGACGTGCGCAAGGAGCTCCACGGCAAGGCCAAGGAGTGGGGCATCCCGAGCCTCGGCTTCAAGATCTTCGAGTGCAGCGGCACGGCGCCCGGTCAGACCCTGGCGTACACCCTGCTCGCGCACGGCGCGACGCTGATGATCGTGGGCTTCACCCGCGACAGCGTGAACGTGCGGCTGTCGAACCTGATGGCCTTCGACGCCACGGTGCACGGCTCCTGGGGTTGCCCCGTGGAGGCCTATCCGGCCGTCTTGAAGCTCATCTACGACGGCAAGGTGGTGCTCGAGCCGTTCATCGAGCGCGCCCCCATGTCGAAGATCAACGAACACATGAAGGCGCTGGCGGAGCACAAGCTGGCCAAGCGCCTGGTGATGGATCCGCGCGTCTGA
- the manA gene encoding mannose-6-phosphate isomerase, class I: MDLLRNRIQHYAWGSRSAIAELAGRPSPTPEPEAELWMGAHPQAPSEILRDGAWRRLDQVIDAEPERELGARALASFGPRLPFLLKVLAAAEPLSLQAHPSLAQAEAGFAREEARGIPRDAPNRCYRDRSHKPELICALSRFHALCGFRRVERSRELFARLATPELELVREALNGGDLERAFRQIMTLGPGHRERVVSATLAACRDVSGDFAAECRWALRFGELYPGDAGVVSSLLLNLVVLEPGEALYLPAGNLHAYLEGVGVEIMASSDNVLRGGLTPKHVDVAELCSVLVFESGDVEVRRPVDGRYPTPAREFELSKVAAPAQLGVTGPEIVLCVEGEVALERGASRLALARGQSAFVSAADGTYALSGTGSLFRATLGG, encoded by the coding sequence GTGGACCTGCTCCGAAACCGTATCCAGCACTACGCCTGGGGCTCGCGTTCGGCGATCGCCGAGCTGGCGGGTCGGCCGAGCCCCACGCCGGAGCCGGAGGCGGAGCTGTGGATGGGCGCGCACCCGCAGGCGCCGTCGGAGATCCTGCGCGACGGCGCTTGGCGCCGTCTCGACCAGGTCATCGACGCGGAGCCCGAGCGCGAGCTGGGCGCGCGCGCCCTCGCGAGCTTCGGCCCGAGGCTGCCGTTCCTGCTCAAGGTGCTGGCGGCGGCGGAGCCGCTCTCGCTCCAGGCGCACCCGAGCCTGGCTCAGGCGGAGGCAGGCTTCGCCCGGGAAGAAGCCCGCGGCATCCCGCGGGACGCGCCGAATCGCTGCTACCGCGATCGCAGCCACAAGCCAGAGCTGATCTGCGCGCTCAGCCGCTTCCACGCGCTGTGCGGGTTTCGTCGGGTCGAACGCAGCCGGGAGCTGTTCGCACGGCTCGCGACGCCCGAGCTCGAGCTCGTGCGAGAAGCGCTGAACGGCGGGGACCTGGAGCGCGCGTTCCGGCAGATCATGACGCTCGGGCCGGGGCACCGAGAGCGCGTGGTGAGCGCGACCCTGGCGGCCTGTCGCGACGTGAGCGGCGACTTCGCGGCGGAGTGCCGGTGGGCGCTTCGCTTCGGGGAGCTCTACCCGGGGGATGCGGGCGTAGTCAGCTCGCTGCTCCTGAACCTGGTCGTGCTCGAGCCGGGTGAGGCCCTCTACCTGCCGGCCGGCAACCTGCATGCCTATCTCGAAGGCGTCGGCGTCGAGATCATGGCCAGCTCGGACAACGTGCTCCGGGGCGGGCTCACGCCCAAACACGTGGACGTGGCGGAGCTGTGCAGCGTGCTCGTCTTCGAGAGCGGCGACGTCGAGGTGCGGCGCCCCGTGGACGGTCGCTACCCGACGCCGGCCAGGGAGTTCGAGCTGTCGAAGGTGGCGGCTCCGGCACAGCTCGGCGTGACTGGTCCGGAGATCGTGCTCTGCGTCGAAGGTGAGGTGGCGCTCGAGCGCGGGGCCTCGCGTCTCGCACTCGCTCGCGGGCAGTCGGCGTTCGTGAGCGCCGCGGACGGGACCTACGCGCTGTCCGGCACGGGCAGCCTGTTTCGCGCTACGCTCGGGGGCTGA
- a CDS encoding DUF3516 domain-containing protein — MPTPMPVRPRLGDVVPRDADPDAILSAFLDWVSASGLELYPAQEQALLEIAAGKNVILNTPTGSGKSLIAYAVCFFAVAQGRRCFYTSPIKALASEKFFTLVEEFGAEDVGMMTGDAAVNRDAPIVCCTAEILSNMALREGSAADVDDVVMDEFHYYADAERGVAWQIPLLTLRNSRFLLMSATLGDTSFFEQCLTDLTGLPTALVRSTDRPVPLDFAYSEKPLHEAVAELIKSGRAPIYIVNFTQRGAAEEAQNLMSVDFCSKDEKRAIAEALRGARFDSPYGKEISRFLRHGVGVHHAGLLPKYRLAVEKLAQAGQLKVISGTDTLGVGVNIPIRSVLFTKLCKFDGKGTTILSVRDFQQISGRAGRKGFDDRGSVVVQAPEHVIENLKLDAKAGADPSKKRKIVRRKPPERGYAHWDRATFERLMTSPPEPLASRFRVSHGMIVNVLGRPDGGCMPLARLIASCHDRPHDKRVHGRTALAMFRSLVDAGIVERHDGRATVNADLQQDFSLNQTLSLYLLDTLPLLDPETETHALDLLTLVESILENPEVVLQRQLDHIKGKAVAEMKAQGVEYDERMARLDEMDYPKPNRDFIYDTFNAFAKQHPWVGAENIRPKSIARDMVEQFMSFSEYVKEYGLERVEGLLLRYLSDVYKVLVQTVPLSERSEEVEELITFFGAMVRQVDSSLLDEWERMREGEGALPLPKAREELEPEGSKDVTRDARSFTVLLRNELFQLIRALSRRDWKEAAELSALEPGAVERAMTPFFESHAALRTDPEARGPALLTLETGEVRWDFAQVLLDPEDENDWVIVGHVDIPASRDAGRPVLKVERIGA; from the coding sequence ATGCCAACCCCAATGCCTGTCCGCCCCCGACTCGGCGACGTCGTCCCGCGTGACGCCGACCCCGACGCCATCCTCTCGGCGTTCCTGGACTGGGTGAGCGCGAGCGGGCTCGAGCTGTACCCGGCGCAGGAGCAGGCGCTGCTCGAGATCGCCGCGGGCAAGAACGTCATCCTCAACACGCCCACCGGCTCCGGCAAGTCGCTGATCGCCTACGCCGTGTGCTTCTTCGCGGTCGCCCAGGGACGCCGCTGCTTCTACACGAGCCCGATCAAGGCCCTGGCCAGCGAGAAGTTCTTCACGCTGGTGGAAGAGTTCGGCGCCGAGGACGTCGGCATGATGACGGGAGATGCCGCGGTGAATCGCGACGCGCCCATCGTGTGCTGCACCGCCGAGATCCTCTCCAACATGGCGCTCCGCGAAGGCTCCGCCGCCGACGTGGACGACGTGGTGATGGACGAGTTCCACTACTACGCCGACGCCGAGCGCGGGGTGGCCTGGCAGATCCCGCTGCTCACGCTGCGAAACAGCCGCTTTCTCCTGATGAGCGCCACCCTGGGCGACACCAGCTTCTTCGAGCAGTGCCTCACCGACCTGACGGGGCTGCCCACGGCGCTGGTGCGCTCGACGGACCGGCCGGTGCCCCTGGACTTCGCCTACAGCGAGAAGCCGCTGCACGAGGCCGTCGCCGAGCTGATCAAGAGCGGGCGCGCGCCCATCTACATCGTCAACTTCACGCAGCGCGGCGCGGCGGAAGAGGCCCAGAACCTGATGAGCGTAGACTTCTGCAGCAAGGACGAGAAGCGCGCCATCGCCGAGGCGCTGCGCGGCGCCCGCTTCGACAGCCCTTACGGCAAGGAGATCTCGCGCTTTTTGCGCCACGGCGTCGGCGTGCACCACGCCGGCCTCTTGCCCAAGTACCGGCTCGCCGTGGAGAAGCTCGCGCAGGCGGGCCAGCTCAAGGTCATCTCCGGCACCGACACGCTCGGCGTCGGCGTGAACATCCCGATCCGCAGCGTGCTCTTCACCAAGCTCTGCAAGTTCGACGGCAAGGGCACCACCATCCTGAGCGTGCGCGATTTCCAGCAGATCAGCGGGCGCGCCGGGCGCAAGGGCTTCGACGACCGCGGCAGCGTGGTGGTGCAAGCGCCGGAGCACGTGATCGAGAACCTGAAGCTCGACGCCAAGGCCGGCGCGGATCCCTCCAAGAAGAGGAAGATCGTGCGGAGGAAGCCCCCCGAGCGCGGCTACGCCCACTGGGACCGGGCGACCTTCGAGCGGCTGATGACCTCGCCGCCGGAGCCGCTGGCGTCACGCTTCCGGGTCAGCCACGGCATGATCGTCAACGTGCTCGGGCGCCCCGACGGCGGTTGCATGCCGCTCGCCCGCCTGATCGCGAGCTGCCACGACCGCCCCCACGACAAACGCGTCCACGGCCGCACCGCCCTGGCGATGTTCCGCTCGCTCGTGGACGCCGGCATCGTCGAGCGGCACGACGGACGCGCCACGGTGAACGCCGATCTGCAGCAGGACTTCTCGCTCAATCAGACGCTCTCGCTCTACCTGCTCGACACCCTGCCCCTGCTCGACCCGGAGACCGAGACCCACGCGCTGGATCTGCTCACCCTGGTCGAGTCCATCCTGGAGAACCCGGAGGTGGTGCTCCAGCGCCAGCTCGACCACATCAAGGGCAAGGCCGTGGCCGAGATGAAGGCTCAGGGCGTCGAGTACGACGAGCGCATGGCTCGGCTCGACGAGATGGACTACCCGAAGCCGAACCGGGACTTCATCTACGACACATTCAACGCCTTCGCGAAGCAGCACCCCTGGGTCGGCGCCGAGAACATCCGGCCGAAGTCCATCGCCCGGGACATGGTCGAGCAGTTCATGTCCTTCTCGGAGTATGTGAAGGAGTACGGCCTGGAGCGCGTGGAGGGCCTGCTGCTTCGCTACCTGTCCGACGTGTACAAGGTGCTGGTCCAGACCGTGCCGCTCTCCGAGCGCAGTGAAGAGGTCGAGGAGCTCATCACCTTCTTCGGCGCCATGGTGCGGCAGGTGGACAGCAGCCTGCTCGACGAGTGGGAGCGTATGCGCGAGGGCGAGGGCGCGCTGCCGCTGCCGAAGGCCCGAGAGGAGCTCGAGCCCGAGGGCTCGAAGGACGTCACCCGCGACGCCAGGAGCTTCACGGTGCTCCTGCGTAACGAGCTGTTCCAGCTGATCCGCGCGCTCTCCCGCCGGGACTGGAAGGAAGCCGCCGAGCTCTCGGCGCTGGAACCGGGCGCCGTCGAGCGCGCGATGACGCCGTTCTTCGAGAGCCACGCCGCGCTGCGCACCGATCCGGAGGCGCGCGGGCCTGCGCTCCTGACCCTGGAGACCGGCGAGGTGCGCTGGGACTTTGCGCAAGTCCTGCTCGACCCCGAGGACGAGAACGACTGGGTGATCGTCGGCCACGTGGACATTCCGGCGTCGCGGGACGCGGGCCGCCCGGTGCTGAAGGTCGAGCGCATCGGCGCGTGA
- the oah gene encoding 6-oxocyclohex-1-ene-1-carbonyl-CoA hydratase: MTELLSHDILPGYEFRHIKYETKPVLDDKGKAVDGLHQVWISLNNEKQLNSYTTSAVKEVILAFRRASCDRKASNVVFTAVGDKAFCTGGNTEEYATYYSNRPLEYLQYMRLFNDMVTNILICDKPVICRVNGMRIGGGQEIGMACDFSVAGDHARFGQAGPKHGSAPDGGSTDFLDIYVGFSRAVESLVLCEPWSAHKAMRIGLVNEIAPVHKTADGKFIPNPFAVTERYLDDMGRVVYGEWKEGPEKDAAKALAAKCSVDLSLLDQAVDRLATKLLYTFPDCTRKTLESARKKKLMHWQQNSESNRSWLALNMNTEAAAGFPAFHFGDRNEREIDFVLLRQRMAEGARFDRQLLSDVLKPSARAGWEKNP; this comes from the coding sequence ATGACCGAGCTACTGAGTCACGACATTCTTCCGGGTTACGAGTTCCGCCACATCAAGTACGAGACGAAGCCCGTTCTCGACGACAAAGGCAAGGCCGTGGACGGCCTGCACCAGGTGTGGATCTCGCTGAACAACGAGAAGCAGCTGAACAGTTACACCACCAGCGCGGTCAAGGAGGTCATCCTGGCCTTCCGCCGCGCGAGCTGCGACCGCAAGGCTTCGAACGTGGTCTTCACCGCGGTCGGCGACAAGGCCTTCTGCACCGGCGGCAACACCGAGGAGTACGCGACCTACTACTCGAACCGGCCGCTCGAGTACCTGCAGTACATGCGCCTCTTCAACGACATGGTCACGAACATCCTGATCTGCGACAAGCCGGTGATCTGCCGCGTGAACGGCATGCGCATCGGCGGCGGGCAGGAGATCGGCATGGCCTGCGACTTCTCGGTCGCGGGCGATCACGCGCGCTTCGGCCAGGCCGGCCCCAAGCACGGCTCGGCGCCGGACGGCGGCTCCACCGACTTCCTCGACATCTACGTGGGCTTCTCCCGCGCCGTCGAGAGCCTGGTCCTGTGCGAGCCCTGGAGCGCGCACAAAGCCATGCGCATCGGTCTGGTGAACGAGATCGCGCCGGTGCACAAGACCGCCGACGGCAAGTTCATCCCGAACCCGTTCGCCGTGACCGAGCGCTACCTCGACGACATGGGGCGCGTGGTCTACGGCGAGTGGAAGGAGGGCCCGGAGAAGGACGCGGCCAAGGCGCTCGCAGCCAAGTGCAGCGTGGACCTGTCGCTGCTCGACCAGGCCGTGGACCGGCTGGCGACCAAGCTGCTCTACACCTTCCCGGACTGCACGAGGAAGACGCTGGAGAGCGCGCGCAAGAAGAAGCTGATGCACTGGCAGCAGAACAGCGAGAGCAACCGCTCCTGGCTGGCGCTGAACATGAACACCGAGGCTGCCGCAGGCTTCCCGGCGTTCCACTTCGGCGATCGCAACGAGCGCGAGATCGACTTCGTGCTGCTCCGCCAGCGCATGGCCGAGGGCGCGCGCTTCGACCGCCAGCTGCTCAGCGACGTGCTCAAGCCCTCCGCGCGCGCGGGTTGGGAGAAGAACCCGTGA